In one window of Paraflavitalea soli DNA:
- a CDS encoding Gfo/Idh/MocA family protein produces MNRRTFVRNAGITTAGFAILPASQLFAQQQKIRIGIIGVGLRGQNHLDNALRRSDVEVTAICDIDERMLQMANDLIKKSGKAAPKIFKGDPHAWKKLVELKDLDGVLIATPWEWHAPMILGSLEAGIKYVGTEVCLGITLQDHWDVVKSAEKHQAQVMMLENVCYRRDVMAVLNMVRQGLFGEIVHLQGGYQHDLREVKFNDGKEPYGGGVEFGEKAFSEARWRTNHSVHRNGDLYPTHGIGPVATMIDINRGNRFVSLSSFSTKSRGLHDYIVKKGGEQHPNAKVEFKLGDVVTTMIRCVNGETIMLQHDTNLPRPYSLGFRVQGTQGLWMDVNKSIYIEGVSPKAHQWEEAKSYLDKYDHPLWKRWSKETEGAGHGGMDFFVLHAFIESIKRKTPTPMDVYDAAAWSAITPLSEMSIELGNETVEFPDFTGGQWMYRKNDFALNDQY; encoded by the coding sequence ATGAATCGCAGAACCTTTGTCAGAAATGCCGGCATCACCACAGCCGGTTTTGCTATCCTTCCTGCCAGCCAGCTTTTTGCACAGCAACAAAAGATACGCATTGGTATCATTGGTGTAGGCCTGCGTGGACAGAACCACCTCGACAATGCACTCCGCCGCAGTGATGTGGAAGTAACAGCCATCTGCGATATCGACGAAAGAATGCTGCAAATGGCCAATGACCTCATTAAGAAATCGGGCAAAGCCGCCCCTAAAATATTTAAAGGCGATCCCCATGCCTGGAAAAAGCTGGTAGAACTGAAAGACCTCGATGGCGTATTGATCGCCACGCCCTGGGAATGGCATGCCCCCATGATCCTGGGCTCACTGGAAGCAGGCATCAAATATGTAGGTACAGAAGTATGCCTGGGCATTACCCTGCAAGACCACTGGGATGTTGTCAAATCAGCAGAGAAGCATCAGGCGCAGGTAATGATGCTGGAGAATGTTTGCTATCGCCGCGATGTGATGGCCGTACTCAATATGGTAAGGCAGGGCCTTTTCGGAGAGATCGTTCACTTGCAGGGCGGCTACCAGCACGACCTGCGGGAAGTGAAGTTCAACGATGGCAAAGAGCCCTATGGCGGTGGCGTGGAATTTGGCGAAAAGGCCTTCTCTGAAGCCAGGTGGCGTACCAACCATTCCGTACACCGCAACGGTGACCTCTACCCTACCCACGGCATTGGCCCCGTAGCCACTATGATCGATATCAACCGCGGCAACCGCTTTGTATCTTTGTCCAGCTTCTCTACCAAATCAAGAGGCTTGCATGATTATATTGTAAAGAAAGGAGGCGAACAGCACCCCAACGCCAAAGTGGAATTCAAACTGGGCGATGTGGTGACCACCATGATCCGCTGTGTAAATGGAGAAACCATCATGCTGCAGCACGATACCAACCTTCCCCGCCCCTATTCATTGGGTTTCCGGGTGCAGGGCACCCAAGGGCTATGGATGGATGTGAACAAGTCGATATACATTGAAGGCGTAAGCCCCAAGGCACACCAATGGGAAGAAGCCAAAAGCTACCTGGACAAATACGATCACCCCTTGTGGAAACGCTGGAGCAAGGAAACAGAAGGCGCCGGCCATGGCGGCATGGATTTCTTCGTACTCCATGCTTTCATTGAATCCATCAAACGCAAAACACCTACGCCGATGGATGTATATGACGCAGCCGCCTGGAGCGCCATTACACCCCTCAGTGAAATGAGCATCGAACTGGGTAATGAAACGGTGGAATTCCCGGATTTTACCGGCGGACAATGGATGTACCGGAAGAATGATTTTGCCTTGAACGATCAATATTAA
- a CDS encoding amidohydrolase, producing MFYSRMASFSLFFALLLTLTAQAQKNDSLKVAKLKTEVIKSLDGKQKTAQEMVDMVFSFSELGFQETESAAYLTNILQKNGFTIEKGIAGIPTAWMAKWGNGKPVIALGSDIDCIPKASQKPGVAYKEPIVVDAPGHGEGHNSGLPLVILSAIEVKKIMEREKIPGTLIIWPGVAEEVVGSKAWYIRDGYFKNVDACIFTHVGNNMGVSWGDAGNNGLVSVEFKFEGSAAHAAGQPWRGKSALDAVELMDIAWNFKREHLKPTQRSHYVITDGGDQPNVVPSKASVWYYLRERTYEDIKGMYDDAVLYAKSVAAMTGTTVTHKLLGTAWPGHFNKPIAELVYKNIQTVGLPTWDSADQRLARAVQKMSNAPKKTPRGEPIDGLALKLDSLNGPVQFSSGGGSDDIADIAWNVPTVVVRYPSNIPGTPGHSWVDAISMATPIAHKGVVAGSKVVAASLLDMLTNARAITDAWDYYKNVQTKEVKYIPFLDATTPPATHLNKKTMEEFRPLLKKYYYDPSKYKTYLEQLGIQYPQLEKKAF from the coding sequence ATGTTTTATTCAAGAATGGCATCCTTCTCTTTATTCTTTGCATTACTCTTAACCCTAACCGCACAAGCTCAAAAAAACGATAGCTTAAAAGTTGCTAAACTAAAGACCGAAGTCATAAAGTCTTTAGATGGAAAGCAAAAGACAGCCCAGGAAATGGTGGATATGGTTTTCAGCTTTTCAGAACTGGGCTTCCAGGAAACCGAATCCGCTGCCTACCTCACCAACATCCTGCAAAAAAATGGTTTCACCATCGAAAAAGGCATTGCCGGCATCCCTACCGCCTGGATGGCCAAATGGGGCAATGGCAAGCCCGTGATCGCCCTGGGCAGTGATATTGATTGTATCCCCAAAGCATCTCAAAAGCCCGGCGTAGCCTATAAAGAACCCATTGTGGTCGATGCGCCCGGTCATGGTGAAGGCCATAATTCAGGATTGCCCCTGGTGATCTTATCAGCTATTGAAGTAAAGAAAATAATGGAGCGCGAAAAGATACCAGGCACCCTCATCATCTGGCCCGGCGTAGCCGAAGAAGTGGTAGGCTCCAAAGCATGGTATATCCGGGATGGTTATTTCAAAAATGTAGACGCCTGCATCTTTACCCATGTAGGCAACAATATGGGCGTATCCTGGGGCGATGCCGGCAATAATGGCCTGGTATCCGTAGAGTTTAAATTTGAAGGCAGTGCCGCCCACGCGGCCGGTCAGCCCTGGCGGGGAAAGAGCGCACTGGATGCAGTAGAACTGATGGACATTGCCTGGAACTTCAAGAGAGAACACCTGAAACCTACACAACGTTCCCATTATGTAATAACCGATGGCGGCGATCAGCCCAATGTAGTTCCCTCCAAAGCCTCTGTATGGTACTACCTGCGCGAAAGGACCTATGAAGACATCAAAGGCATGTATGATGATGCCGTATTGTATGCCAAATCAGTGGCAGCCATGACAGGAACCACCGTTACCCATAAACTATTAGGTACCGCCTGGCCAGGGCACTTTAATAAGCCCATAGCAGAGTTGGTCTACAAGAATATCCAGACCGTAGGCCTGCCCACCTGGGATAGTGCCGATCAGCGCCTGGCCCGGGCCGTGCAGAAAATGTCCAACGCTCCTAAGAAAACACCGCGTGGTGAACCCATCGATGGCCTGGCCCTTAAACTGGATTCTTTAAACGGGCCTGTTCAGTTTTCATCAGGCGGCGGCAGTGATGATATAGCCGATATTGCCTGGAATGTGCCTACCGTGGTGGTTCGCTATCCCTCTAATATTCCCGGCACACCCGGCCATAGCTGGGTAGACGCTATTTCAATGGCCACTCCCATTGCACACAAAGGAGTAGTAGCAGGCAGTAAGGTGGTCGCCGCTTCCTTATTGGATATGCTTACCAATGCCAGGGCAATCACCGATGCCTGGGATTACTATAAAAATGTACAGACCAAAGAGGTGAAGTATATTCCTTTTTTAGATGCCACCACGCCGCCCGCTACGCACCTGAATAAAAAGACGATGGAAGAATTCAGGCCCTTGCTGAAGAAATATTATTACGATCCTTCAAAATACAAGACCTACCTGGAGCAACTGGGTATTCAATACCCGCAACTGGAGAAGAAAGCTTTTTAA
- a CDS encoding hydroxymethylglutaryl-CoA lyase: MPIGFRPESPPYRKGFYSPRNATFAPQYSTMDQAVKLIECPRDAMQGWKEIIPTARKVEYLNALLKVGFDTLDCGSFVSPKAIPQMADTKAVIPLLDLSGSRTKLLTIIANERGAADALAFDQITYLGFPFSVSETFQQRNTNSSIAESLGRVGEIQNLCIKSGKQLVVYISMGFGNPYGDPYDPEIVFEWVDKLVAMDIGIISLADTVGLATPEQVASMTKYLVDKLPATEIGVHLHSTPFNQQAKLEAAVQAGCRRFDGALKGIGGCPMANDELVGNMNTEWMIPYFEQLGRLPALNKAALHHCSMLADEIFTGH, from the coding sequence ATGCCTATTGGTTTCCGGCCGGAGTCGCCACCTTACAGGAAGGGATTCTATTCCCCCAGGAATGCTACCTTTGCTCCCCAATACAGCACTATGGACCAGGCAGTAAAACTCATCGAATGTCCCCGGGACGCTATGCAGGGCTGGAAGGAAATCATACCTACGGCCAGGAAGGTCGAATACCTCAATGCCTTGCTGAAAGTGGGCTTTGATACGCTCGACTGTGGCAGTTTTGTATCGCCGAAGGCTATTCCGCAAATGGCCGATACAAAAGCGGTGATCCCCCTGCTTGACCTTTCCGGTTCCCGCACCAAACTGCTCACGATTATTGCCAATGAGCGGGGCGCGGCAGATGCCCTGGCCTTTGACCAGATCACTTACCTTGGTTTCCCATTTTCGGTATCAGAAACTTTTCAACAGCGCAATACGAACAGCAGCATAGCGGAGTCGTTGGGCAGGGTAGGGGAGATACAAAACCTGTGCATCAAATCGGGTAAGCAACTGGTGGTCTATATCTCCATGGGTTTTGGTAATCCATATGGTGATCCGTATGATCCGGAGATCGTATTTGAGTGGGTAGACAAACTGGTGGCCATGGATATTGGTATCATTTCCCTGGCGGATACGGTTGGACTGGCTACGCCGGAGCAAGTGGCTTCTATGACAAAATACCTGGTGGATAAATTGCCGGCTACAGAGATCGGTGTGCACTTGCATTCAACGCCTTTCAACCAGCAGGCCAAACTGGAAGCGGCTGTGCAGGCTGGCTGTCGTCGGTTTGATGGCGCCTTAAAAGGAATAGGCGGCTGTCCCATGGCCAATGACGAGTTGGTAGGCAATATGAACACGGAATGGATGATCCCTTACTTTGAGCAACTGGGCCGGCTGCCGGCATTGAATAAGGCAGCGCTGCACCATTGCAGTATGCTGGCCGATGAAATATTTACCGGGCATTAG
- a CDS encoding NUDIX domain-containing protein: MHFKGWAIGVLALDEQFNTWLVGQYRFPLNQYSWEIPEGGGPLDIDPLLSAQRELLEETGLVAQDWTRIMEMHLSNSVSDEHAIIYLARDLRQETACPEETEQLQVRKLPFEEAYQLVEQGKITDSVSVAAILKVKLMLADGRIS; this comes from the coding sequence GTGCATTTTAAGGGATGGGCCATTGGTGTGCTGGCCCTGGATGAGCAATTCAATACCTGGCTGGTAGGGCAGTACCGTTTCCCTCTCAACCAGTATAGCTGGGAAATACCGGAGGGCGGCGGACCACTCGATATAGACCCGTTATTATCGGCCCAGCGGGAGTTGTTGGAAGAGACAGGCCTGGTGGCCCAGGATTGGACGAGGATCATGGAAATGCATCTTTCCAACTCGGTATCTGATGAACATGCGATCATCTATCTTGCACGTGATCTAAGGCAGGAAACGGCCTGTCCGGAAGAGACAGAACAATTGCAGGTGCGTAAGCTGCCTTTTGAAGAAGCTTACCAGTTGGTAGAACAGGGAAAGATCACCGATTCTGTGTCGGTAGCCGCTATTTTAAAAGTAAAACTGATGTTAGCCGATGGACGCATATCATAA
- a CDS encoding phosphotransferase enzyme family protein, translated as MKITSMNVDIIEAAALQFGHGKPLVSSLGNGLIHHTYKVAFTGEGNSSPIVLQNINRHMFKHPENIIYNYRLVYDVIGTGNGLHIAPLIPTHDGKWYWVDEQQLFWRATGFIADSYTQTIPNTAAEVYKTAQCFGHFTRSLNSIDTTKLKVIIPHFHDLALRYAQFEQAVSEAAISRLLKSTHVIAELRQRRKLVDFYEFIQQHPADYHTRVMHHDCKLSNILLDTTTHQALCPVDLDTIMPGLFFSDVGDMIRSMSATQDENSTQWEDIAINADFYKAIIAGYLEGIGDNFTPAEKKHIHQAGLMMVYMQSLRFVTDFLNNDVYYKIDYPEQNLNRALNQLILLEKLEEFVAEL; from the coding sequence TTGAAGATCACAAGTATGAACGTAGATATTATAGAAGCTGCAGCCCTGCAATTCGGGCATGGGAAACCACTCGTTTCCAGCCTGGGCAACGGGCTCATACACCATACATACAAGGTTGCTTTTACCGGGGAAGGCAATAGCAGTCCGATCGTATTGCAGAACATTAACCGGCATATGTTCAAACACCCCGAGAACATTATTTACAATTACCGGTTGGTGTACGATGTTATTGGCACAGGCAATGGCTTGCACATAGCTCCTTTAATACCTACTCATGACGGGAAATGGTATTGGGTAGATGAACAGCAGCTTTTTTGGCGGGCCACCGGTTTTATAGCAGACTCGTACACGCAAACCATTCCCAATACAGCCGCTGAAGTATATAAAACAGCCCAATGCTTTGGGCATTTTACCCGGTCACTCAACAGCATCGATACTACTAAACTCAAAGTCATTATACCACATTTCCACGACCTGGCGCTGCGCTATGCCCAGTTTGAACAGGCCGTGAGTGAAGCTGCCATCAGTCGACTGTTGAAGTCCACCCATGTGATCGCCGAGTTACGGCAGCGCCGGAAACTGGTAGACTTTTATGAATTCATACAACAGCATCCGGCAGATTACCATACCCGCGTAATGCACCACGATTGCAAGCTGAGCAATATCCTGCTCGACACCACCACCCACCAGGCCTTGTGCCCCGTAGACCTTGATACCATAATGCCGGGACTCTTCTTCTCCGATGTAGGTGATATGATCCGCAGCATGAGCGCCACGCAGGATGAGAACAGCACCCAATGGGAAGACATTGCCATCAATGCTGATTTTTACAAGGCCATCATTGCCGGCTACCTGGAAGGCATCGGTGATAATTTTACCCCGGCCGAAAAGAAACATATTCACCAGGCGGGCCTCATGATGGTATATATGCAATCCCTTCGCTTTGTAACCGACTTCCTCAACAACGATGTGTATTATAAAATAGATTACCCGGAGCAAAACCTCAACAGGGCATTGAATCAATTGATCCTATTGGAGAAACTGGAAGAGTTTGTTGCTGAATTGTGA
- the rlmB gene encoding 23S rRNA (guanosine(2251)-2'-O)-methyltransferase RlmB: MDAYHKKPGIKKSSLIIGRQPIIEAIQSGRPIDKILFQQSVSGDSIGTIRQLARENNIPIQQVPAEKLHALSKSNHQGCIAIAGLIQYLELQQVIDHVVGAGETPLFVILDGVTDVRNIGAIARTAVCCGAQAIIIPDKGVGALNEDAIKASAGALEKIQVCRVNSLMKAVDTLHLNGIKVFASEMKAEKKVYELTYTEPCCIIMGSEDKGVFSGLLKICDEVFNIPMAGEFESLNVSVATGIILYEAMKQRL, translated from the coding sequence ATGGACGCATATCATAAGAAACCAGGCATCAAGAAATCCTCTTTAATTATTGGGAGGCAGCCCATCATTGAAGCTATTCAATCGGGCCGCCCTATCGACAAGATACTCTTCCAGCAAAGTGTGTCGGGTGATTCGATTGGCACCATCCGGCAGCTTGCCCGGGAGAACAATATTCCCATTCAGCAGGTGCCGGCGGAGAAACTCCACGCACTGAGCAAGTCCAACCACCAGGGCTGTATTGCCATTGCGGGATTGATACAATACCTGGAGCTGCAGCAGGTGATAGACCATGTGGTAGGGGCTGGTGAAACGCCTCTTTTTGTGATATTGGATGGGGTGACTGATGTGCGTAATATCGGCGCCATCGCCCGTACGGCTGTTTGCTGCGGGGCACAGGCCATCATCATTCCGGATAAAGGGGTAGGGGCTTTGAATGAAGACGCTATAAAGGCTTCGGCCGGGGCGCTGGAAAAGATCCAGGTGTGCCGGGTCAACAGCCTGATGAAGGCGGTGGATACACTGCACCTCAATGGGATCAAAGTGTTTGCCTCAGAAATGAAAGCTGAAAAGAAGGTGTATGAGCTTACTTATACGGAGCCTTGCTGTATCATCATGGGCAGCGAAGACAAGGGCGTTTTCTCAGGCTTGCTGAAGATATGTGATGAGGTATTCAACATACCCATGGCAGGCGAGTTTGAATCGCTAAACGTATCGGTGGCTACGGGTATTATTTTGTATGAAGCGATGAAACAAAGATTGTAG
- a CDS encoding GSCFA domain-containing protein, with protein sequence MDFMLDINIPTPKETINYREPILLTGSCFTEHIGNSLQELKFDVLQNPHGILFDPASVASSLVSYVQNKQYTADDLFYLNEVWQSWQHHGRFSHVDQQTSLQLINASQQRAHEFLKTAKWLVITLGSSFSYRLVENSLPVANCHRAPGQWFRKHLMSIEEINTVLDNSLYQVLKFNPSLRVIFTVSPVRHIRDGVIDNNRSKARLIEVVHHLVNKFDRLYYFPAYELVIDVLRDYRFYDIDMVHPNYPATSFVLEHFMKHFTDAESQQVAAEVQKIVIARKHKAFHPATEAHRKFLQSHHDKAKELQAKYSFLKLQEEIDYFGR encoded by the coding sequence ATGGATTTCATGTTAGACATCAATATTCCCACTCCTAAAGAGACGATCAATTACCGGGAGCCGATCCTGCTTACGGGGTCCTGCTTTACGGAACATATCGGCAACAGCCTGCAGGAGTTGAAATTCGATGTATTGCAAAATCCTCATGGGATACTTTTTGACCCAGCCAGTGTAGCGTCGAGCCTGGTATCGTATGTGCAGAACAAACAGTACACAGCAGATGATCTTTTTTACCTCAACGAGGTATGGCAAAGCTGGCAGCACCATGGCCGCTTCTCGCATGTCGACCAGCAAACAAGTTTACAGCTTATCAATGCTTCGCAACAAAGGGCGCATGAGTTCCTGAAAACGGCCAAATGGCTGGTGATCACACTGGGCAGTTCCTTTTCTTACCGGCTGGTGGAAAATAGCCTGCCGGTGGCCAATTGCCACCGCGCACCGGGCCAATGGTTTCGCAAACACCTGATGAGCATTGAGGAGATCAATACGGTATTGGACAATAGCCTGTACCAGGTATTGAAATTCAATCCTTCTCTGCGGGTTATTTTTACGGTAAGTCCGGTGCGGCATATCCGGGATGGGGTGATCGATAACAACCGCAGCAAGGCCCGGCTGATCGAAGTGGTGCATCACCTGGTCAACAAATTCGACAGGCTCTACTATTTCCCGGCTTATGAACTGGTGATCGATGTGTTGCGTGATTACCGGTTTTATGATATTGACATGGTGCATCCCAACTATCCGGCAACGAGTTTTGTGTTGGAGCATTTCATGAAGCATTTTACGGATGCAGAATCCCAGCAGGTAGCTGCTGAAGTGCAGAAGATCGTTATTGCCCGTAAGCACAAAGCATTCCATCCGGCCACGGAGGCGCACAGGAAATTCTTACAGTCTCACCATGATAAAGCAAAAGAATTGCAGGCTAAGTATTCCTTTTTAAAGTTGCAGGAAGAGATTGATTACTTTGGACGGTAA
- a CDS encoding DUF4270 family protein: MNRKISLSVFAVLTGLLIYSSCTKVDTTDLGKELIPVVDNVSTFETILDVETDNFLFPDTTRITGSSLHALGIIGDDPEFGRTEARIYSAFGPSSYGTNPFVVQDSVVIDSIVLSLAYGGLYGDSNSIQRYEVYQIAPTPGNFVDSVYRISTSDFAVLPTVLGSKDVDFKTLNDSLWYRDRKDTVKTVNELRIRLDTSFGRQFVNYDTAIQYKSDSAFKTYFKGLAIKTNNTISPAKNGLAYFNLTSTTNTKLTFYTRVTNNGVIDTTTTVFAYNSGNQANLITRTPAHGYQTYLNNGTPNDDKVYIQSSPGSYATVKIPGLDTFKNVNRVIHRAELIIEQIPSAQDNIYTTPSLMFVDAINAAGDSSFAIRNDFIYTGQGNGYDVANLGGDYKNNKYVFNLSRYLQSVVTKKLPYYTLRIYAPFFADPYLQGPTGTSVVMPTYLFVNSPISNGRLVAGGGSHPTQKMKVRIIYSKI, translated from the coding sequence GTGAATAGGAAAATTTCTCTATCTGTCTTTGCTGTATTGACCGGATTACTTATCTATAGCTCCTGCACCAAGGTAGATACTACCGATCTCGGTAAGGAACTCATTCCTGTCGTTGACAATGTAAGTACATTCGAAACGATCCTCGACGTTGAGACCGACAATTTCCTGTTCCCTGATACTACCCGTATCACCGGGTCTTCCCTGCATGCACTGGGTATCATTGGTGATGATCCTGAATTTGGCCGCACAGAAGCCAGGATCTATTCGGCTTTCGGTCCTTCTTCTTACGGCACCAATCCTTTTGTAGTACAGGATTCTGTTGTGATCGATTCCATCGTATTGTCGCTGGCTTATGGCGGCTTGTATGGTGACTCCAACTCCATTCAGCGCTATGAGGTATACCAGATAGCCCCCACGCCGGGTAATTTCGTCGATTCTGTTTACCGCATCAGTACCAGTGACTTTGCGGTATTGCCTACGGTATTGGGCAGTAAGGATGTTGACTTCAAAACATTGAATGATTCCCTTTGGTACAGAGACCGGAAGGATACGGTGAAAACGGTGAATGAATTAAGGATCAGGCTGGATACGTCTTTTGGCCGCCAGTTTGTGAATTATGATACGGCCATCCAATACAAATCAGACTCTGCCTTTAAGACCTATTTCAAAGGACTGGCCATCAAGACCAATAATACAATCTCCCCGGCTAAGAACGGGTTGGCTTATTTCAACCTGACCAGCACTACCAATACGAAACTTACTTTTTATACACGGGTAACCAACAATGGGGTGATCGATACCACTACCACGGTGTTTGCCTATAACAGCGGTAACCAGGCCAACCTGATCACCCGTACACCAGCGCATGGCTACCAGACTTACCTCAACAATGGTACGCCCAATGATGACAAAGTGTATATTCAATCCTCACCAGGGTCTTATGCTACAGTGAAAATACCTGGCCTGGATACTTTCAAGAATGTGAACCGTGTTATCCACCGGGCAGAACTGATCATAGAACAGATCCCGTCTGCACAGGATAATATCTATACCACTCCTTCGCTGATGTTCGTTGATGCCATCAATGCAGCAGGAGACTCCAGCTTTGCTATCCGGAATGACTTTATTTACACCGGTCAGGGTAATGGCTATGACGTGGCTAACCTGGGGGGCGACTATAAGAACAACAAGTACGTATTTAATTTATCACGATATCTTCAAAGTGTGGTCACCAAGAAATTGCCTTATTATACCTTGCGTATTTATGCGCCTTTCTTTGCAGACCCATATCTCCAGGGCCCTACTGGAACCTCGGTTGTCATGCCTACTTATTTGTTTGTCAACAGTCCAATTTCAAATGGAAGGCTGGTAGCCGGCGGCGGCAGCCATCCTACGCAAAAAATGAAGGTTCGAATTATTTATTCTAAAATCTAA
- the metK gene encoding methionine adenosyltransferase — protein sequence MPYLFTSESVSEGHPDKVADQISDALIDNFLAFDPQSKVACETLVTTGQVVLAGEVKSAAYLDVQEIARNVIRKIGYTKSEYMFEASSCGVLSAIHEQSADINQGVDRKKKEEQGAGDQGMMFGYATNETDDYMPLALDLAHKLLLELAVLRREGKQIKYLRPDAKSQVTLEYDDNNKPVRIDAIVISTQHDDFASETKMQEQIKKDVINILIPRIIAKNKKIAHLFNNKIKYHINPTGKFVIGGPHGDTGLTGRKIIVDTYGGKGAHGGGAFSGKDPSKVDRSAAYATRHIAKNLVAAGICDEVLVQVSYAIGVAQPMGIYVNTYGTAKVKLSDGQIAKKVSEVFDMRPYFIEQRLKLRNPIYSETAAYGHMGRKPEVVEKSFTSPDGKTVKKKVELFTWEKLDYVGKIKKAFSSK from the coding sequence ATGCCGTATTTATTTACTTCGGAGAGTGTGTCTGAAGGCCATCCTGATAAGGTAGCCGACCAGATTTCTGATGCGCTTATTGATAACTTTCTCGCCTTTGACCCCCAGTCAAAAGTAGCCTGTGAAACACTGGTTACTACTGGTCAGGTGGTACTGGCAGGTGAAGTTAAATCTGCTGCCTACCTGGATGTACAGGAAATTGCCCGTAACGTGATCCGCAAAATTGGTTATACCAAGAGCGAATACATGTTTGAGGCGAGCTCTTGTGGTGTGTTATCCGCCATTCACGAACAATCTGCCGATATTAACCAGGGTGTTGACCGCAAGAAGAAAGAGGAGCAAGGCGCTGGTGACCAGGGTATGATGTTTGGTTATGCCACCAACGAAACAGATGATTATATGCCCCTGGCATTGGACCTGGCGCATAAGCTGTTGCTGGAACTGGCTGTTTTGAGAAGGGAAGGCAAGCAGATCAAGTACCTGCGTCCTGATGCCAAAAGCCAGGTTACACTGGAATATGATGACAACAACAAGCCAGTGCGCATCGATGCGATCGTGATCTCTACACAGCACGATGATTTCGCTTCTGAGACCAAAATGCAGGAGCAGATCAAGAAGGATGTTATCAATATCCTGATCCCCCGCATCATTGCCAAGAACAAGAAAATTGCACACCTGTTCAATAACAAGATCAAGTATCACATCAACCCAACCGGTAAATTCGTGATCGGTGGACCACACGGTGATACAGGTCTTACAGGCCGTAAGATCATTGTAGATACCTATGGTGGTAAAGGTGCCCACGGTGGTGGTGCGTTCAGCGGTAAAGATCCTTCCAAGGTTGACCGTTCAGCAGCGTATGCTACCCGTCACATTGCCAAGAACCTGGTAGCTGCCGGTATCTGTGATGAAGTACTGGTACAGGTTTCTTACGCTATCGGCGTAGCCCAGCCAATGGGTATTTATGTGAATACTTATGGCACTGCCAAAGTGAAATTGTCTGATGGACAGATCGCTAAAAAAGTATCTGAAGTGTTTGACATGCGTCCTTACTTCATCGAGCAGCGCTTGAAGTTGCGTAACCCGATCTACAGCGAAACGGCTGCATATGGTCACATGGGCCGCAAACCTGAAGTAGTGGAAAAATCATTCACTTCACCTGATGGTAAAACTGTTAAAAAGAAAGTGGAGTTGTTTACCTGGGAGAAGCTGGATTATGTAGGCAAGATCAAAAAGGCATTTAGCTCCAAATAG